A region of Legionella donaldsonii DNA encodes the following proteins:
- a CDS encoding metal-sensitive transcriptional regulator, giving the protein MSNYPSHEKQISRINRVIGQLEGIKRMIEDKRYCVDIMSQLRAARNAIKTIELGVLETHIGHCVTEACCSGNDANKEERIREIINLLQKYE; this is encoded by the coding sequence ATGTCAAATTATCCCTCACACGAAAAACAAATTTCACGTATCAATCGCGTTATTGGTCAACTGGAAGGCATTAAGCGCATGATTGAAGATAAACGCTATTGCGTAGACATTATGTCCCAGTTACGTGCTGCACGGAACGCTATTAAAACGATTGAGTTGGGCGTGCTTGAAACCCATATAGGCCATTGTGTGACTGAAGCCTGTTGTAGCGGTAATGACGCCAATAAGGAAGAACGGATTCGTGAGATTATTAATCTGTTGCAAAAATATGAATAG
- the purH gene encoding bifunctional phosphoribosylaminoimidazolecarboxamide formyltransferase/IMP cyclohydrolase — translation MTNSQMISFTPKRALLSVSDKRGLVKLAKVLHEQGVELVATGNTAALLTEHHLPVTEVSACTTFPEMLDGRVKTLHPAIHAGLLARDSQDDHILNEHGIQRFDLLIVNLYPFEQVISNHDCDFQKAIENIDIGGPAMIRSAAKNHAHVFVVVTPDDYELLAECVQAKQVSANLGFSLAKKAFAHTAAYDAAIANYLGTLNDEKHPSGFPAVLTCQFNKQYELRYGENPHQQAVFYMDKNPPAGSLATAQLIQGKQLSYNNLLDADAAFDCVKSFPPETNTCVIVKHGNPCGIAIGNTPLLAYLRAQEADPVSAYGGILAFNQLLDEATVQVILEKQFLEVLIAPAITEAAKRILATKPAIRVLITGIWEHNHEFKLDMRRVDGGLLVQEHDDFAVNSDEFITVTRKKPSEQQKQDLLFAWLAVKHVKSNAIVFAKNNATIGIGAGQTSRVMSTRIALWQAEQAGFSTLDSVMASDAFIPFADSIEIAAQAGISALIQPGGSIRDKEMIATADEAGIIMVFTGYRHFKH, via the coding sequence ATGACCAACTCTCAAATGATTTCTTTTACTCCCAAACGAGCTTTATTAAGTGTTTCTGACAAACGTGGACTAGTTAAGCTTGCCAAAGTCTTACACGAACAGGGAGTCGAGCTTGTTGCTACCGGAAATACAGCTGCCCTGCTTACCGAGCACCACTTACCGGTTACGGAAGTCAGTGCATGCACAACCTTTCCAGAAATGCTTGATGGCCGAGTTAAAACCTTGCATCCAGCGATTCATGCAGGACTGCTGGCCCGAGATAGTCAAGATGATCACATTCTAAATGAACATGGTATCCAGCGCTTTGATCTGCTGATTGTTAATTTATATCCCTTTGAACAAGTCATTAGTAATCATGATTGCGATTTTCAAAAAGCGATTGAAAATATAGACATCGGCGGTCCAGCCATGATTCGCTCAGCAGCCAAAAATCACGCCCATGTTTTTGTTGTAGTAACACCCGACGACTATGAATTGCTGGCAGAATGCGTCCAAGCAAAGCAAGTTTCGGCCAATTTGGGATTCAGCCTGGCGAAAAAAGCCTTCGCCCATACGGCAGCCTATGATGCAGCAATTGCCAATTATCTTGGTACTCTGAATGATGAAAAACATCCCAGTGGTTTTCCCGCTGTCTTAACTTGTCAATTTAATAAACAATATGAATTACGTTACGGAGAAAATCCCCACCAACAAGCAGTCTTTTATATGGATAAAAACCCGCCAGCTGGATCACTAGCCACCGCACAGTTAATCCAGGGTAAACAATTATCCTATAATAATTTGCTTGACGCAGATGCCGCTTTTGATTGTGTTAAATCATTTCCGCCTGAAACCAATACCTGTGTCATTGTCAAACATGGTAATCCTTGTGGCATTGCGATAGGTAACACGCCTCTTCTTGCTTATTTACGCGCTCAAGAGGCTGATCCGGTATCCGCTTATGGTGGTATTTTGGCTTTCAATCAGTTGTTAGATGAGGCAACTGTGCAAGTTATTCTTGAAAAACAGTTTCTTGAGGTACTCATCGCTCCAGCAATCACTGAGGCAGCAAAGCGGATATTGGCCACGAAGCCCGCTATCCGCGTACTCATAACAGGGATCTGGGAACATAACCATGAATTTAAGCTAGATATGCGTCGAGTCGATGGTGGTTTATTAGTCCAGGAACACGATGATTTTGCAGTAAACAGCGATGAATTTATAACCGTCACCCGGAAAAAGCCTTCCGAGCAACAAAAGCAGGACTTACTCTTTGCCTGGTTAGCAGTAAAACATGTCAAATCAAATGCAATTGTATTTGCCAAAAATAACGCCACCATTGGAATTGGAGCCGGCCAAACCAGCCGTGTAATGAGTACGCGTATCGCTTTATGGCAGGCAGAACAAGCCGGTTTTTCTACTCTGGATTCAGTCATGGCATCTGATGCATTTATCCCCTTTGCTGACAGCATTGAAATAGCTGCCCAGGCAGGAATATCTGCCCTCATTCAACCAGGTGGATCAATACGGGATAAAGAAATGATTGCTACGGCCGATGAAGCTGGAATTATCATGGTATTTACAGGATACAGGCATTTTAAACATTAG
- a CDS encoding CBS domain-containing protein: protein MILKTCDVSKIDHLITPDEIFEITLDSPALDIFTDFKKTEPLVIDQSLDVVTAEDLMKKTHVKLKLVLEDGEFIGTLAYSDLIGEKVMSRVHHHTPRRDIYVNEVMTPRSQLKAIDFNDVQRAKVKDIVETLKNEGSQHFLVIDNTLHHIRGIFSASDIARRLHIPINISSVSTFMDIYKALNHDRY from the coding sequence ATGATTTTAAAAACCTGTGATGTTAGTAAGATTGACCACTTGATCACTCCTGATGAGATTTTTGAAATAACGCTGGATTCTCCAGCATTGGATATCTTTACTGATTTTAAAAAGACAGAACCCTTAGTCATTGATCAGTCACTTGATGTGGTTACCGCCGAAGATTTAATGAAAAAGACGCATGTTAAATTGAAATTGGTTTTGGAGGATGGAGAATTTATAGGTACGCTTGCCTATAGTGATTTAATTGGCGAAAAAGTCATGTCGCGTGTTCATCACCACACCCCGCGCCGTGATATCTATGTGAATGAAGTGATGACACCTCGGAGTCAATTGAAAGCGATTGATTTTAATGATGTACAAAGAGCAAAAGTCAAAGATATTGTAGAAACGCTAAAAAACGAAGGAAGCCAACATTTTCTGGTAATCGATAATACACTCCATCATATTCGAGGTATTTTTTCTGCCAGTGATATTGCCCGTCGATTACATATTCCTATCAATATTAGCTCAGTTTCAACATTTATGGATATCTACAAAGCACTGAACCATGACAGATACTGA
- the hemW gene encoding radical SAM family heme chaperone HemW yields MFPTSLYIHIPWCIRKCPYCDFNSHKSPASLPEESYVKALLADFKADLDHFPARKIHSIFIGGGTPSLFSAQAYDSLFNLLQQLVEFSSDIEITLEANPGTVEQQRFNDYRRLGINRLSLGIQSFNPIHLQALGRIHDDQQAHKAIEAARQAGFDNINIDIMYSLPRQSVAEGLEDLHKALAHQPEHLSWYQLTIEPNTVFYKKRPPLPNEEEACTLEEQGLALLAAHDFKRYEISAFCQQEKWARHNLNYWLFGDYYGIGAGAHGKISLGQTIYRTRKQRQPADYLAADKAFLVEREIVTPDSLLFEFMLNATRLEQAIPHALFSERTGLPFDRLRPLLVHAASKGLITMDEQFWQITPLGRRYTNDLQALFLPD; encoded by the coding sequence ATGTTCCCTACCTCTTTATATATCCATATACCCTGGTGTATCCGTAAATGTCCTTATTGTGACTTTAACTCTCATAAGAGTCCCGCATCGTTGCCTGAAGAATCTTATGTAAAGGCTTTGCTTGCTGATTTTAAAGCGGATCTTGACCATTTTCCTGCACGGAAAATTCATAGTATTTTTATTGGGGGCGGGACACCAAGCTTATTTTCAGCCCAGGCCTATGACTCTTTATTTAACCTATTACAGCAATTAGTGGAATTCTCGAGTGACATTGAAATTACGCTTGAAGCCAATCCCGGGACAGTCGAACAGCAACGATTTAATGACTATCGTCGCTTAGGTATCAACCGACTATCCCTGGGCATACAAAGTTTTAACCCCATTCATCTACAAGCCTTAGGACGTATTCATGATGACCAGCAAGCCCATAAAGCCATCGAAGCAGCGCGCCAGGCAGGCTTTGATAATATTAACATCGACATCATGTACAGCTTACCCAGGCAATCCGTTGCGGAGGGGTTAGAAGACTTGCATAAAGCACTGGCCCATCAACCCGAGCATTTGTCGTGGTATCAGTTGACCATTGAACCGAATACTGTGTTCTATAAGAAACGCCCTCCTTTACCTAACGAGGAAGAAGCCTGTACGCTGGAAGAACAGGGATTGGCATTATTGGCGGCCCACGATTTTAAACGCTATGAAATTTCAGCCTTTTGCCAACAAGAAAAATGGGCCAGACATAATTTAAATTACTGGCTTTTTGGGGATTATTATGGCATTGGTGCTGGTGCACATGGAAAAATATCGCTTGGCCAAACCATCTATCGTACAAGGAAGCAACGACAGCCAGCCGATTATCTCGCCGCAGATAAAGCCTTTCTCGTTGAGCGAGAAATAGTTACACCTGACTCCTTGTTATTCGAATTTATGCTCAATGCGACGCGCCTGGAACAGGCCATCCCCCACGCTCTCTTTAGCGAACGTACGGGACTCCCTTTTGACCGCTTACGCCCTCTTTTAGTCCATGCAGCCAGTAAGGGACTTATCACCATGGATGAGCAGTTTTGGCAAATTACCCCGTTGGGGCGCCGTTATACTAATGATTTACAAGCTTTATTTCTGCCCGACTAA
- the nudE gene encoding ADP compounds hydrolase NudE, with protein sequence MREKPVCTQKTVIAKSSLFTIEQMHLRFANGAKRVYERIRSHGHGAVLVVPITPGESLLLVQEYAAGTDSYELAFPKGLIEKGESSLDAANRELREEVGMGARQLDWLKSMTLAPGYFGARLELVVARELYTAPLPGDEPEPPVVVEWPLSAWKELLARPDFSEARSIAALLLVKQWLNEEKNHEQSR encoded by the coding sequence ATGCGGGAAAAACCAGTCTGCACACAGAAAACAGTGATTGCCAAGTCATCACTGTTTACTATCGAGCAAATGCATCTTCGTTTTGCTAACGGTGCAAAACGGGTGTATGAACGTATACGTAGTCATGGCCATGGAGCGGTCTTGGTGGTGCCCATTACGCCAGGAGAATCCTTGCTGTTAGTGCAGGAATATGCTGCAGGTACTGATTCTTATGAATTAGCCTTTCCTAAAGGGTTAATTGAAAAAGGGGAGTCTTCCCTTGATGCGGCGAATCGCGAATTGCGTGAAGAAGTAGGTATGGGAGCAAGGCAGTTGGACTGGCTCAAATCCATGACATTAGCGCCAGGCTATTTTGGGGCTCGTCTTGAGCTGGTTGTGGCACGTGAATTATACACGGCTCCTTTACCTGGGGACGAACCTGAACCGCCAGTGGTTGTGGAATGGCCCTTAAGCGCCTGGAAAGAATTGTTGGCGCGGCCGGATTTTTCTGAAGCGCGTAGCATTGCGGCGCTTTTATTAGTAAAACAATGGTTAAACGAGGAAAAAAATCATGAACAATCGCGTTAG
- a CDS encoding copper-transporting P-type ATPase: protein MNPKHHHQEQDNITTEQKSCCHHHQHPSPAPQQPTQSKGPTIYTCPMHAEIRQENPGTCPICGMALEPETVSAAEEHNPEYEAMNRRFWIALVLSLPVFILAMSEHVLNQWLPTHLSIWIQMILATPIVAGCGWPFFQRGWQSLQTGHLNMFTLIAIGTGVAWGYSVIATLFPGIFPSSFRNEEGLVAVYFEAAAVITTLVLLGQVLELKARAQTGGAIRALLQLSPTTAHRLDENEQETEIDLGHIQAGDLLRVRPGEKIPVDGEIVNGKSYIDESMITGEAMPVAKAKGSRVIGATLNQTGSFTMKATHVGHDTMLARIVQMVSDAQRSRAPIQRLADAVAGWFVPLVIFIAIIAAICWAMWGPQPAFSYALIAAVSVLIIACPCALGLATPMSIMVGIGKGASQGVLIKNAEALEQMEKVDTLIVDKTGTLTEGRPKLTQIVTLPDWSKDELLALAAALENNSEHPLGYAIVSAAKEKNLSFSPVTDFEAVIGKGVRGLVNGRPIAIGNLKLMPASENTNQSLFDQAEALRSEGASVMFMAVEHQIAAILAVTDPIKSTTPAAISTLQQEGIEVVMLTGDSQKTAEAVAAKLGITQVVAEIMPEDKGRIVAQWQQKNRVVAMAGDGVNDAPALAKADIGIAMGTGTDVAIESAGVTLLYGDLQGIVKARLLSKATMRNIRQNLFFAFIYNALGVPVAAGILYPVMGLLLNPMIAAAAMSLSSVSVIINALRLRWETL, encoded by the coding sequence ATGAACCCCAAACACCACCATCAAGAACAGGACAACATCACAACAGAACAAAAGAGTTGCTGCCATCATCACCAGCATCCTAGTCCTGCCCCCCAGCAACCGACTCAAAGCAAGGGGCCAACTATTTATACCTGTCCCATGCACGCAGAAATCCGTCAGGAAAATCCAGGTACCTGCCCTATTTGTGGTATGGCGTTAGAGCCTGAAACCGTGTCTGCAGCCGAAGAGCATAACCCGGAATATGAGGCTATGAATCGCCGATTCTGGATAGCTTTAGTGCTTAGCCTGCCAGTATTCATACTGGCTATGAGTGAGCATGTACTCAATCAATGGCTACCAACCCATCTCTCAATTTGGATCCAAATGATTCTGGCTACACCGATTGTAGCAGGCTGTGGCTGGCCGTTCTTTCAACGGGGCTGGCAGTCCCTTCAAACCGGTCATTTGAATATGTTTACCTTGATTGCTATAGGTACTGGTGTAGCCTGGGGCTATAGTGTGATAGCCACCCTATTTCCTGGTATTTTTCCCTCTTCTTTCCGCAATGAAGAAGGATTGGTTGCCGTGTATTTTGAAGCAGCTGCCGTTATTACCACATTGGTTTTACTTGGCCAGGTATTGGAATTAAAAGCACGGGCCCAAACCGGCGGAGCCATTCGCGCTTTATTACAATTATCTCCCACCACAGCACATCGCCTTGACGAAAATGAACAAGAAACGGAGATAGATCTTGGCCATATTCAGGCAGGCGATTTATTGCGCGTACGCCCAGGGGAGAAAATACCGGTCGACGGTGAAATCGTCAACGGCAAGAGTTATATCGATGAATCGATGATTACGGGTGAGGCAATGCCCGTAGCAAAAGCAAAAGGTTCCCGGGTTATTGGTGCTACCTTGAATCAGACAGGCAGCTTTACCATGAAAGCAACTCATGTTGGCCACGACACCATGCTGGCTCGAATCGTCCAAATGGTTAGTGATGCACAACGCAGCCGAGCCCCTATCCAACGCCTTGCTGATGCTGTCGCTGGCTGGTTTGTCCCCCTGGTTATTTTCATTGCTATTATTGCTGCAATTTGCTGGGCAATGTGGGGGCCTCAACCTGCTTTCAGTTACGCTCTCATTGCTGCTGTTTCCGTACTCATTATTGCTTGCCCTTGTGCCTTAGGACTAGCCACCCCCATGTCGATTATGGTTGGCATTGGTAAAGGCGCCAGTCAGGGTGTACTTATTAAAAATGCTGAAGCATTGGAACAGATGGAAAAAGTAGACACTTTAATTGTTGACAAGACCGGTACACTCACTGAAGGTCGTCCAAAATTAACCCAAATCGTTACCCTCCCTGACTGGTCAAAGGATGAACTATTAGCTTTAGCAGCAGCGCTTGAAAATAATAGTGAACACCCTCTTGGATATGCCATTGTCAGCGCTGCGAAAGAAAAAAATCTGTCTTTTTCACCAGTCACTGATTTTGAAGCAGTGATTGGTAAAGGGGTTCGGGGATTAGTCAATGGACGCCCTATTGCGATTGGTAATTTGAAATTAATGCCAGCCTCGGAAAATACCAATCAGTCCCTCTTTGATCAGGCCGAGGCTCTACGCAGCGAAGGCGCTTCGGTGATGTTCATGGCAGTGGAGCATCAAATTGCTGCCATTCTGGCAGTGACAGATCCCATTAAATCAACAACGCCTGCTGCAATTAGTACTCTTCAGCAAGAAGGGATTGAAGTGGTCATGCTAACGGGTGACAGCCAAAAAACCGCAGAAGCCGTCGCTGCCAAACTGGGTATTACGCAGGTTGTGGCTGAAATTATGCCTGAAGATAAAGGCCGAATTGTAGCCCAATGGCAACAGAAAAATAGAGTCGTTGCTATGGCGGGTGATGGGGTAAATGATGCCCCGGCACTGGCAAAAGCTGATATTGGTATTGCGATGGGTACTGGTACGGATGTGGCGATAGAAAGTGCCGGCGTTACTTTGCTATACGGCGATTTACAAGGCATCGTGAAGGCACGCCTTTTATCCAAAGCAACGATGCGCAATATACGCCAAAATCTGTTTTTTGCTTTTATTTACAATGCGCTGGGTGTTCCAGTGGCAGCAGGGATTTTATATCCCGTCATGGGTCTGCTCTTAAATCCCATGATTGCGGCAGCAGCCATGTCGCTTAGTTCGGTCTCAGTCATTATTAACGCGCTGCGTTTGCGATGGGAAACATTATGA
- a CDS encoding bZIP transcription factor, producing MLEFYQTQQATQHFLTMFLDLHPHDFPSKDDLIALTSLQSSLLEFLIGALKNPSSTPEISMKVWEDYSRNYREQQRLLAPVVSAEYAELYLPELVLPAAQIKEEEEEVLAQGSIGFQVNEPLFINNSFFKFETDSSSQQPSITSANDRVMRSNPHRRLVGPYAFFPLPEKTDKTSREGEKYALYEQQVENLKERKGSLSVEEKQELRRLSNLLSARKSRVRKKDHLHELEIEIVEIKKENEALEATCQALSSEQQMLKRELAQLMSMVAQAGIDPENWLQQVMVSPVKNEEESYYTPFQPD from the coding sequence ATGCTTGAGTTTTACCAGACGCAACAGGCGACACAACATTTCTTAACTATGTTTCTTGATCTACATCCTCATGATTTCCCCAGTAAGGATGACTTGATTGCACTTACCAGCCTCCAAAGCTCTCTTTTAGAATTCCTGATAGGCGCATTGAAAAACCCTTCTTCTACGCCAGAAATTTCAATGAAAGTATGGGAAGATTATTCCAGGAATTATCGTGAGCAACAACGGTTATTAGCCCCTGTTGTTTCAGCAGAGTATGCAGAACTCTATTTGCCAGAGCTTGTATTACCTGCTGCTCAAATCAAGGAAGAAGAGGAAGAAGTCTTAGCGCAGGGATCCATTGGATTTCAAGTAAACGAGCCACTGTTTATAAATAACAGCTTTTTCAAATTTGAAACCGACTCTTCTTCACAACAGCCCTCGATTACTTCAGCAAATGATCGAGTAATGCGCTCTAATCCGCACCGTCGTTTAGTAGGTCCTTATGCCTTCTTCCCCTTACCAGAAAAAACGGATAAAACGAGCAGAGAGGGGGAAAAATATGCGCTCTATGAACAACAAGTTGAAAATTTAAAAGAAAGAAAAGGGTCTCTTTCTGTCGAGGAGAAACAAGAGCTCAGGCGTTTGTCTAATCTCTTATCTGCCCGCAAGTCGCGAGTTCGTAAGAAAGATCATCTTCATGAGCTAGAAATCGAGATAGTAGAAATTAAGAAGGAAAATGAAGCATTGGAAGCGACTTGTCAGGCTCTCAGTAGTGAACAACAAATGCTAAAAAGAGAACTGGCTCAGTTGATGTCAATGGTTGCCCAGGCAGGAATAGATCCAGAAAATTGGCTTCAACAGGTTATGGTTTCTCCTGTCAAGAACGAAGAAGAGAGTTATTATACACCCTTTCAGCCGGATTAG
- a CDS encoding DUF5621 domain-containing protein, producing the protein MATFTGFCFGTGEKSTMKKKNIISQFSEACTGEKFVRNGPGMLGKEVTPNAIQSTEEVEAWLLQQESVDNTLNLTGFSRGSVTCIEIANRLKQRELELAGRKDSLSPDEAKVLERLQNLSINIFAMDPVAGMSDKGVMNRRVIPDNVKNYVAVLQTDEMRRDFKPQDMTRAIIASPNTKVSMLPMYGNHSDTTKIKKDTMESGAKIMWHSLYQFLTQHGTTFKEGKMPQMVTSDPKKAENPYSDISQFPPETQSKEMLKLFNQHHQEREAYLKSGKVVKLVDGIPVPRDVRSLNNHLDFYVKNSDFFVNQLERELFKVSYPKVFNYLFEQNQKDPHFPDDSASKPGDVVRELKQLRDEDPALFARLSARGVGLDERQEPTVGKPGGVHCTEPCSTVRQMFPGMLPEGAKNLDPDVAKLAALEKEVYRLTFKYEREKSELLAFSQRSQAGKAQALRDEVRNIIENEPGSPQDKYDKVLNKVEEHYKHLTEAASVSQLPLMLRGLLAKHDRHFQVKETSVPRIVMAEFIHAGLSLLKETVDFTFSLGHLGGGVLSAVGTALQDFGRRCNDVIGKVGWNPLKGLASAVSYAFEGIGFAIKNSFGLKPLGNLIKSAVSDIRDEAVKAIGPVKVEKVDSTEKCRQIKKDLHDIQEKPKEPDMDNKLDGGLAFKG; encoded by the coding sequence ATGGCTACATTTACTGGGTTTTGTTTTGGTACTGGTGAAAAAAGTACCATGAAGAAAAAGAACATCATTTCTCAATTTTCTGAGGCTTGTACAGGCGAGAAATTTGTACGAAATGGTCCGGGAATGCTGGGTAAAGAAGTCACACCCAATGCAATACAATCAACAGAAGAGGTTGAAGCGTGGTTACTTCAACAAGAGAGTGTGGACAATACTCTCAATTTAACCGGTTTTAGTCGTGGTTCTGTCACCTGTATTGAGATCGCTAATCGGCTGAAGCAAAGGGAATTGGAATTGGCAGGACGCAAAGATTCGTTAAGTCCTGACGAGGCTAAAGTGTTGGAACGATTACAGAATTTAAGTATCAATATTTTTGCTATGGATCCAGTTGCCGGGATGAGCGACAAAGGGGTGATGAATAGAAGGGTCATTCCGGATAATGTGAAGAACTATGTAGCCGTATTACAAACGGATGAAATGCGCCGGGACTTCAAACCGCAAGATATGACACGGGCCATTATTGCTTCACCCAATACCAAGGTATCTATGTTGCCTATGTATGGTAACCATTCTGATACGACCAAGATAAAAAAAGACACCATGGAGAGTGGTGCTAAAATAATGTGGCATTCTCTTTATCAATTTTTAACTCAACATGGTACGACCTTTAAAGAGGGAAAAATGCCTCAAATGGTCACCAGCGATCCCAAGAAAGCAGAGAATCCTTATTCTGATATCTCGCAATTCCCTCCCGAAACGCAAAGTAAAGAGATGTTGAAGCTATTTAATCAGCATCATCAAGAGCGTGAGGCTTATTTAAAGTCGGGTAAAGTAGTTAAATTGGTCGATGGGATACCAGTACCGCGAGATGTTAGAAGTTTAAATAATCATCTTGATTTCTATGTAAAAAATTCTGATTTTTTTGTTAACCAACTCGAGCGGGAGTTATTTAAAGTCTCTTACCCGAAGGTATTTAATTATTTATTTGAGCAGAATCAGAAAGATCCCCATTTTCCTGATGACAGTGCTTCCAAGCCAGGGGACGTGGTTAGGGAATTAAAGCAATTAAGAGACGAGGATCCAGCGCTTTTTGCACGTTTGAGTGCGCGTGGAGTTGGCTTGGATGAGCGTCAAGAGCCAACGGTCGGTAAGCCTGGTGGTGTGCATTGTACAGAACCTTGTTCTACGGTGAGACAAATGTTCCCTGGCATGTTGCCAGAGGGTGCGAAAAATCTTGATCCTGATGTTGCTAAGTTGGCAGCTCTTGAAAAAGAGGTTTATCGACTTACTTTTAAATATGAGCGAGAAAAATCGGAGTTACTTGCTTTTTCACAAAGAAGCCAGGCTGGTAAAGCGCAAGCGTTACGTGATGAAGTGAGAAACATCATTGAAAATGAACCTGGCTCACCGCAAGATAAATACGATAAAGTTTTAAATAAGGTTGAAGAACATTATAAACATTTGACGGAAGCAGCAAGTGTTAGCCAGTTACCCCTCATGTTACGTGGGTTATTAGCGAAACATGATCGCCATTTTCAAGTGAAAGAAACATCCGTGCCACGAATAGTCATGGCGGAGTTTATTCACGCCGGGCTTAGTTTGCTTAAGGAAACAGTTGATTTTACTTTTAGTTTAGGCCATCTGGGTGGTGGGGTTTTATCGGCTGTAGGGACAGCGTTGCAAGATTTTGGTAGACGTTGCAATGATGTGATAGGAAAAGTGGGTTGGAACCCTCTCAAGGGGCTTGCTTCAGCGGTTTCCTATGCGTTTGAGGGAATTGGTTTTGCTATAAAAAACAGCTTTGGTTTAAAACCTCTTGGCAATCTCATTAAATCTGCCGTTAGCGATATTCGGGATGAGGCAGTCAAAGCAATCGGTCCCGTTAAAGTAGAAAAAGTTGATTCGACAGAAAAATGCAGGCAAATCAAAAAGGACCTCCATGACATCCAGGAAAAGCCCAAAGAGCCCGATATGGATAACAAACTGGATGGCGGCTTGGCCTTTAAAGGTTAA
- a CDS encoding malate dehydrogenase, with protein MNNRVRVAVTGAAGQIGYALLFRIASGQMFGPHTDVELHLLELEQALPALEGVAMELDDCAFPLLKRIVCTSDLNEAMQSVNWALLVGSVPRKQGMERSDLLQINGGIFTKQGQAINDYAADDVRVFVVGNPCNTNCLIAMHHARDIPNDRFYAMTTLDELRARTQLAQKAGVDITKVSQMTIWGNHSSTQYPDFYNAKINGLPVPTVIKDEAWLKDTFVSTVQQRGAAILKARGLSSAASAANAIIQGVNHLVNDTVANESFSVCRSSEGEYGVDEGLIFSFPCRREHGEIRVVEGLSFNDYSQAKFDATLDELRQERDTVKALGLLDD; from the coding sequence ATGAACAATCGCGTTAGAGTTGCTGTAACCGGGGCTGCGGGGCAAATCGGTTATGCTTTGCTGTTTCGAATTGCCTCCGGTCAAATGTTTGGTCCCCACACTGATGTGGAATTACATTTACTCGAACTAGAACAGGCTTTGCCAGCGCTGGAAGGCGTCGCAATGGAGTTGGATGATTGCGCTTTTCCTTTGTTGAAGCGTATTGTCTGTACGTCTGATCTCAATGAGGCTATGCAAAGCGTTAACTGGGCTTTACTGGTTGGTTCTGTGCCACGTAAGCAAGGAATGGAGCGCTCTGATTTATTACAAATTAATGGCGGCATTTTTACTAAACAAGGCCAGGCTATTAACGATTATGCTGCTGATGATGTGCGTGTCTTTGTTGTTGGTAACCCTTGTAATACCAATTGCCTGATTGCCATGCATCATGCGAGGGATATACCGAATGATAGATTTTACGCAATGACCACCCTGGATGAGTTACGCGCGCGCACCCAGCTTGCCCAGAAAGCCGGGGTTGATATTACTAAAGTCAGTCAAATGACGATTTGGGGTAACCATTCTTCAACTCAGTACCCTGATTTTTATAACGCGAAAATTAATGGGTTGCCTGTACCGACAGTGATTAAAGATGAGGCGTGGCTAAAAGATACCTTTGTGAGTACCGTTCAGCAACGTGGTGCAGCAATTCTTAAAGCACGTGGATTGTCTTCGGCTGCCTCGGCTGCAAACGCGATTATTCAAGGGGTTAACCATTTGGTGAATGATACGGTAGCCAATGAATCTTTCTCGGTTTGCCGTAGCTCCGAAGGGGAATATGGGGTGGATGAAGGTTTGATCTTCTCATTCCCTTGCCGCCGTGAACACGGGGAAATTCGTGTGGTGGAAGGCTTGTCCTTTAATGATTATAGTCAAGCCAAATTCGATGCAACACTGGATGAACTACGTCAAGAACGTGATACGGTGAAGGCACTTGGGTTATTGGATGACTAA